The DNA segment TCTGTTTTTTAGAACCTTAAACAGAAAGAATAAAAcgataggaaaaaagaaatattgtgaCAAAAATCCAACTAGGTGAGTATTTCATGGGGGCGCAAAATGAATTATAGATATAAATTTCAcctcttaaaaatgaatatttcaaaaaatatatagcGCACATGCATTCTGAAAGAATTTTAGTAGTACATTTCAAATATGCTTGCTTCCAGATTTTGCATGTATTCCTTCAATTACTGATTTTTACTGGGTTTTATCCCTTTGAATATCTTGCATAAAAATCACCCGGTTAACATAATCGCTAATAAGTTCCCAAAATGGACCGTGTGTGAAAATACCTAACAGAATATAGCAAAAGGTATTTAGTTGGTCAGTAAACAtctgattttgttttcaaatgcaTGTATAAACATGTTACAGAGGTAAAAAGAAGAGTACTAATTCTCAGCACTTTAGATCTTACAGCAGATGTCTTTTGTTGCTCTTAGAGTTAGAACCTAAACTAAAAAACTAACAAGCTAGTCAAGATGTTCTCCTTTAATGAGAGCTGTTATTGTTATCAGTCAACTGTCACCAAGTGGCACTATTCCATGTAGAAAATATCATGGAAAACCCTGCACTTATGAGGTTGTGCCTATCAGTGCAAATATAATGGGATAAATGCTTGAAGAAAGTTGCCTTTTTACGTTCTTCCAAATTCTGGGGCCCAGTCTAATTCTGGCTCAGGCCTCTACAGACAGAATCAAGTACCCAGCTTACGCACCTTCTCTCCTTAAGAATTCTGGGGTCTATTGAGAACAGAGTTCAAATCCCCAGTTTCACACTACTTGCCTCTTATTTAGAATTGGCCAAAGAGGAAGCTAATATAGTCACTCATTTCAGTGGCATTCGTCTTCTGTGCTCTGTCCCATAGAATAGGGTCAGAACTGGACGAAATCACAGGACCATCTGCTAGTCCATTTACTCATGGCATTCAGCCATCTTCCTAACACAGGCAAGAAACGGCAGTAAAACAAGACCTATTTTCTTCTTCGTGCAAAAAGAATGTTATTCCTACAGCTGTACTATATCAATTAATGAGACTGAATCAAGAGAAGTTAAATTAAAAGGCTTTGTTAGTCAGAGAAGTTTGCTATGGAATTGGTTTCAATTTCAGGTTTAACTGGTTTCCCTCCTACCTTTTCTTTTCAGGTTCTCTTGGTTACAAACTCCTCCCCGTCTGGTGCCATAACAATGAGTGGGAAATCCCTGCTCTTAAAGGTCATTCTCCTGGGTGATGGTGGAGTTGGGAAAAGTTCACTTATGAACCGTTATGTAACCAATAAATTTGACTCCCAGGCTTTTCACACCATAGGGGTAGAGTTCTTAAACCGAGATCTAGAGGTAGATGGACGCTTTGTAACCCTCCAGATCTGGGACACTGCGGGGCAGGAACGTTTCAAGAGTCTTAGGACACCCTTCTACAGGGGAGCAGACTGCTGCCTCTTGACCTTCAGTGTGGATGACCGGCAGAGCTTCGAGAACCTCGGAAACTGGCAGAAAGAATTCATCTACTATGCAGATGTGAAGGACCCTGAGCACTTTCCCTTTGTAGTTCTGGGTAACAAAGTAGACAAAGAGGATAGGCAAGTGACTACTGAGGAGGCACAAGCTTGGTGTATGGAGAACGGGGATTACCCTTATCTAGAAACGAGTGCCAAAGATGATACTAATGTGACAGTGGCCTTTGAAGAAGCAGTCAGGCAGGTGTTGGCTGTAGAGGAACAGCTGGAGCATTGCATGTTAGGTCACACCATTGATTTGAACAGTGGCTCCAAAGCAGGATCTTCATGCTGTTAAAAGTAGGGAGCCTTTTAAAAACATGCCCCAGATTGGTCAGTCAGCAGTGCAAGAATAACTGGGCCCCTCTaaggatgcacacacacacacacacacacacacacacaagaaggtAAGATACAAGGTTCTGGTTGTGAAACAGAGCCTTTCAAATTGAAGTCgtagagtgattttttttaatgctttatcgAGCCAAGTGTATTTTGCGTGATGTCTGCTGTTTCCCCTTCTTGTGTATCTCAGGACATTTTAGAAAGTTTTAGTCctgagaaatttaaatatttttttttgaaatcacaGTTTAAACCTAGAACCCAGCCGCATGAAGGAGTTGAAGAGCTACAGCTATCCCTTAAAGCAATTCATTAATCAACTAACAAATATCACCATCAGACTCTTGCCAAGCAGTTTCTGACATTTCtgccaaagggaaaaatatgagACTCTGAGTTGTGTCATTATAAAAATAGCAAAGTAAACCCATGTTCTTGATTCTGAATTTTAAGAGGTTATCATGATTAGGAATGCAAAAAAGCAAATGATGTACCTTTACTTGTTTAAATCCTTATGTACGGTTTGCTTCCATCTGAGGCTTGTTAAAAAATACTATCTCAGTTAAGAGATGCTCTAATGACACTGGAAATTGATTTACTCCTTGTGTTTGAAGTCATAGGATACTAGTGAGTGGATTGTGCTTAC comes from the Oryctolagus cuniculus chromosome X, mOryCun1.1, whole genome shotgun sequence genome and includes:
- the RAB9B gene encoding ras-related protein Rab-9B, with protein sequence MSGKSLLLKVILLGDGGVGKSSLMNRYVTNKFDSQAFHTIGVEFLNRDLEVDGRFVTLQIWDTAGQERFKSLRTPFYRGADCCLLTFSVDDRQSFENLGNWQKEFIYYADVKDPEHFPFVVLGNKVDKEDRQVTTEEAQAWCMENGDYPYLETSAKDDTNVTVAFEEAVRQVLAVEEQLEHCMLGHTIDLNSGSKAGSSCC